Below is a window of Prosthecochloris sp. GSB1 DNA.
CCATCGGCATCGATGCGTTCCTCGATACCGGCAACCTCGGCGTAGAGCGGGGCAGGCCTGCTGATTTGGAGATCGAACAGGTCGGGTCTGGCGCCGGTTCCTATGGCAAGCAGGTCTTCGAAGCCCGAGGTGGTTACCAGGGCCGTTGGAGCGCCCTTTCTTTCGAGCAGGGCGTTGGTTGCGACCGTGGTGCCGATCCGTATGCTTTCAATTGCCGAAAAACCGGACTCGTTTCCGCCCGCGGCGTCCATCAGTCTCCGGATACCCTCGATTCCGGCGTCTTCATAGGCCGTCGATATCGAAAGAAGCTTGGCTGAATGGATGACGCCGTCAGGCGCTATGCCGACGATATCGGTGAACGTTCCTCCCCGGTCGATGGCGAAAATCCATCTGCCTTTCGCCTGTTTTTCGATAGCCATCCGGAATGGTGCATGATGTTGGGTTATGCGTCGCAAAGCGACCGTCCGCTTCAGCGGGAGGCTTAAACTTGATGATTTTCTTCATGATCTGCAAAAAGCGGCGAGGCCGGCGCCGTTGAACGAGATGGTCTGCCGGGGAATTTTTTTCCTGTTACGATTGTATAATTATGGGCATATGCTTATAATTAACAAAGGATCTGTCAGATAACAAACAATCAATGAACCAGGGGAGGAAGCCATGAACGAAAGAACTTTCACTTGCGCGGATTGCGGCCATGAATGGAGCGTCGCGTTCGGTACCGGACGGCCTGCAAACTGTCCCGAATGCAACAGCGAAGCCATACACCGGAAACATGCTCCGGACAGCGCCGACGGTTTTGGCCGTGGCCAGGGCAGGCAACACGGCCTTGGGCGGGGAGGCCGAGGCGCATGCGGCGCGGGGCGTCCGGGGAAAAACATGGGCACTGGCGCCATGGAAAGAGGGCCAAGCGGGAACGATTGAATCCGGCGAGCGGCTGGCTGCTTTCGAAGAGCCGGACGGAGATCCTTTTCCGTCCGGCTTTTTTTATTTTACTACATTGAAGAATAGCAACCGTACGCTCCATTCGGGTCTTCAGCCCGGTAACCATTTCTGTAAAAGCACAATGAATATCATTATCAATGACAAGCCCTGCGAAGGCGCCGTCGGCGAAAAGCTGTCGAGAGTGGCCCAGGAAAACAAGGCCCATGTCGGCTATGTCTGCGGGGGGCTGGGGATATGCCAGACCTGTTATGTAACCATTCTCGAGGGAGGCGGCTGTCTCTCGGAAATGACTGACGTCGAAAAAGCCTTTCTTTCCGATCGGCAAATCGCTGACGGGGCGCGTCTCGCTTGTCAGGCGACCATAGAGCGGGAGGGAACCCTCAGGGTGTTGTCGAGGCCCGAGGAGGTTCGCCGGATGCTGTTGAGCAATCCGCTTTCACTCTTCAGTTACGGCGTGGAAATGGGCAATGCGGCGGCGAAGCGTTTCATCCCCGGCGTCTCCAACGTCATAGAGCGACTACGCGACGGCCGGATGAGCGACAGGGATTCCATCGGTGAACTGCTCGACGGCATGGGGTTCGCGGCGCGCTTCGGCGTCGCTTCCGCCGTGGAGAG
It encodes the following:
- a CDS encoding hydrogenase maturation nickel metallochaperone HypA — its product is MNERTFTCADCGHEWSVAFGTGRPANCPECNSEAIHRKHAPDSADGFGRGQGRQHGLGRGGRGACGAGRPGKNMGTGAMERGPSGND